A section of the Triticum dicoccoides isolate Atlit2015 ecotype Zavitan chromosome 7A, WEW_v2.0, whole genome shotgun sequence genome encodes:
- the LOC119334378 gene encoding uncharacterized protein LOC119334378 yields the protein MERAGAAPGVPAAGEGAAAAAAAPTPVAGAGVVKGRSCKGCLFYSSVLRSKGRGPVCVGVTRGIPQVPDRMVGEIELGAIQEGRNLSNFKYACAGYSIYLDDKDTSTVKGEKHAELPICVGVELLTDRAPTKQAPAHVTKQAPGHMKKEATQAHGHKPALTQADFITKFQRNAGLVASGVVRNMNKVGTYVKDTVDDILYPYRKRPK from the exons ATGGAGCGCGCCGGCGCCGCGCCGGGGGTCCCTGCGGCaggggagggcgcggcggcggcggccgcagcGCCGACCCCGGTGGCAGGGGCAGGGGTGGTGAAGGGGAGGTCCTGCAAGGGCTGCCTCTTCTACTCGTCGGTGCTCAGGTCCAAAGGGCGCGGCCCCGTCTGCGTCGGCGTCACCCGCGGCATCCCCCAAG TTCCTGATCGTATGGTTGGAGAAATTGAGCTGGGAGCTATCCAAGAAGGTCGCAACCTTTCCAACTTCAAATATGCATGTGCTGGATATTCCATATACCTAGATGACAAGGATACCTCTACAGTGAAGGGAGAGAAGCATGCAGAGCTCCCTATCTGTGTTGGAGTTgag CTATTGACAGACAGAGCTCCAACTAAACAAGCTCCAGCTCACGTAACTAAACAAGCTCCAGGTCACATGAAAAAAGAAG CTACTCAAGCACATGGACACAAACCTGCGCTGACACAAGCCGATTTCATAACCAA ATTTCAGAGGAATGCTGGACTTGTGGCCAGTGGTGTGGTCAGGAACATGAATAAAGTTGGGACTTACGTCAAAGACACGGTGGATGACATCCTGTACCCATACCGCAAGCGTCCCAAGTAA